Proteins encoded within one genomic window of Dermacentor albipictus isolate Rhodes 1998 colony unplaced genomic scaffold, USDA_Dalb.pri_finalv2 scaffold_21, whole genome shotgun sequence:
- the LOC139052278 gene encoding sodium-coupled monocarboxylate transporter 2-like isoform X1 produces MDTAWAEYGVFATLMVANFSLGLYFSFRRRSLKSTADEVFLGSRSLHSLPLAVSALASIMSSIGIIGISAHVYAYGTHMFWNQVLAPLNALIVAHVVVPVLYRLRVTSVFEYLRMRYGNKVGLTSCVLYFFLSQTMGAVAIFPAAAAVATIFGVSANWCSFTIGLAGCVYTALGGLRGVVWTDCAQAGIVLLAPATIMIKIAYDAHMKDLNLRPFSDFAVKTFMFEGSFDFTKDENVWACLIGLSTMYIYRGGVDQMIVQRFLASRNLKEAQRTAVVGTVLVLIYYGVASSLGVSLIYWFRDCDPMLTGAIKSYDQIVPYYVKKNLNEFPCFSGLFLAGVVSAATSTISSLINSQSAIIYVDIAARYFNVDEKHSAAVTKGIALVVGAIMTAYAIAAPHLGSAAKIIMVFYNSATGPFVGLFFMAVVFPWANGIGAAVATALLSCLTLWQAIGKTLSGVRFPKMPVTTELCPANLTLPGVPVSEESSVILDDLFPLYKFSSYWSGFLSAALTIILGLTLSLITGGRKQYSQNIPLTSSLFLALWRKLGLINETESVCQPTTSFLKNTACHVPPEEDSSTAV; encoded by the exons ATGGACACCGCCTGGGCAGAGTATGGCGTGTTCGCGACCCTCATGGTGGCCAACTTCAGCCTGGGTCTCTACTTCTCCTTCCGACGGCGGAGCCTCAAGTCGACTGCCGACGAGGTGTTCCTCGGCAGCCGGTCGCTGCACTCGTTGCCGCTGGCGGTGTCCGCGCTCGCTTCCATAATGTCGTCCATCGGCATCATAGGCATATCAGCGCACGTGTACGCCTACGGCACTCACATGTTCTGGAATCAAGTGCTGGCGCCCCTCAATGCGCTCATCGTGGCGCATGTCGTGGTGCCCGTCCTCTACCGTCTCAGGGTTACCTCCGTATTCGAG TACCTTAGGATGCGTTATGGGAACAAAGTCGGACTCACCTCGTGCGTCCTGTATTTCTTTTTAAGT caAACCATGGGCGCCGTAGCGATATTTCCGGCAGCCGCAGCTGTTGCGACAA TTTTCGGCGTCTCGGCGAACTGGTGCAGCTTTACTATCGGCTTAGCAGGCTGCGTTTACACTGCTCTG GGCGGTCTGAGGGGCGTTGTATGGACTGACTGTGCGCAGGCTGGGATAGTGTTGCTGGCTCCAGCAACTATTATGATCAAGATTGCTTACGACGCTCATATGAAGGACTTGAACCTACGGCCATTCAGTGACTTCGCTGTCAAAACTTTCATGTTTGA aGGCAGCTTTGATTTCACAAAGGATGAAAACGTCTGGGCGTGCCTCATAGGTCTGTCAACAATGTACATCTACAGAGGAGGTGTTGATCAAATGATAGTGCAAAGATTTCTCGCTTCTAGAAACCTCAAGGAAGCACAAAG GACGGCGGTTGTTGGAACAGTTCTCGTGCTGATCTACTACGGAGTTGCTTCGAGTCTCGGTGTTTCCCTCATCTACTGGTTTCGCGATTGTGATCCAATGCTGACCGGTGCGATCAAATCCTACGACCAG ATTGTTCCCTATTATGTGAAGAAAAACCTCAACGAATTTCCTTGCTTCTCAGGATTGTTTCTCGCCGGCGTAGTGAGTGCCGCAACAAG CACGATTTCGTCACTGATCAACTCTCAATCAGCAATCATTTACGTCGATATCGCAGCACGATACTTTAACGTGGACGAGAAGCACTCGGCTGCAGTCACAAAAGGAATAG ctctcgTCGTCGGTGCAATCATGACAGCGTACGCCATAGCAGCACCTCACTTGGGATCAGCGGCAAAG ATAATCATGGTGTTCTACAACAGCGCAACAGGACCTTTTGTCGGCCTCTTTTTTATGGCGGTTGTCTTTCCCTGGGCTAACGGCATT GGCGCAGCAGTTGCGACAGCTTTGCTGAGCTGCCTGACATTATGGCAAGCAATCGGGAAAACATTGAGCGGTGTGCGGTTTCCCAAGATGCCCGTCACGACCGAACTTTGTCCAGCCAACCTGACGCTGCCTGGTGTTCCAGTCAGCGAAGAGAGCAGCGT GATCCTGGACGATCTGTTTCCCCTCTACAAATTTTCATCATATTGGAGTGGCTTTCTCAGTGCGGCTCTTACAATAATCCTTGGCTTGACGTTGAGCCTAATAACAG